Proteins encoded within one genomic window of Paraglaciecola psychrophila 170:
- the uvrA gene encoding excinuclease ABC subunit UvrA → MDRIEVRGARTHNLKNINLDIPRDKLTVITGLSGSGKSSLAFDTLYAEGQRRYVESLSAYARQFLSMMEKPDVDHIEGLSPAISIEQKSTSHNPRSTVGTITEIYDYLRLLYARVGEPRCPEHHVPLDAQTVSQMVDRVLDMPADIKLMLLAPVVQARKGEHLKTLENLAAQGFIRARIDGNVCDLSDPPDLDLHKKHTIEVVVDRFKVREDLKLRLSESFETALNLSGGTATVAFMDEPDKLELVFSSNFACPHCGYSMAELEPRLFSFNNPAGACQSCDGLGTRQFFDPHRIIANEEISLSGGAIRGWDKRSYYYFQMLQAVADHYKFDLTVPFAELDEQAKDIVLNGSKGTSLKFKYINDRGDIMERKHPFEGIIPNMERRYKETESNAVRDELSKYLSQQHCSTCSGSRLRLEARNVFIGETPLNVITDMSIADALKFFANLTLTGKRLKIAEKIFKEINDRLTFLVNVGLNYLSLSRSADTLSGGEAQRIRLASQIGAGLVGVMYVLDEPSIGLHQRDNARLLETLIHLRDLGNTVIVVEHDEDAIRAADFVLDIGPGAGVHGGEIVAQGTIEDIKKSERSLTGKYLSGRERIEIPAKRTEIDQDKWVVLKGATGNNLQDVTLRVPLGLMTCVTGVSGSGKSTLINDTFYRIAHRELNGATTGEPAPYKTITGMEFMDKVVDIDQSPIGRTPRSNPATYAGIFTPVRELFAGTQEARSRGYKPGRFSFNVKGGRCEACQGDGVIKVEMHFLPDVYVPCDLCKGKRYNRETLEIQYKGLNIHQVLDMTVEEARPFFDVIPAIARKLQTLMDVGLSYVRLGQAATTLSGGEAQRVKLAKELSKRDTGQTLYILDEPTTGLHFHDIKQLLHVLHRLRDHGNTVVVIEHNLDVIKTADWVIDLGPEGGSGGGQIVAQGTPEDICNVEESHTARFLKTLLLQQG, encoded by the coding sequence ATGGATAGAATAGAAGTACGTGGGGCTAGAACCCACAACCTGAAAAACATCAATTTAGATATCCCCAGAGACAAACTGACAGTGATCACCGGTTTGTCAGGTTCAGGTAAATCTTCTTTGGCTTTTGACACTTTGTATGCAGAAGGACAGCGACGTTATGTAGAGTCATTGTCAGCTTACGCTCGTCAATTTCTATCCATGATGGAAAAGCCTGATGTGGATCATATTGAGGGGTTATCGCCAGCAATTTCCATCGAGCAAAAATCTACTTCTCATAACCCACGTTCTACAGTGGGCACCATTACAGAAATTTATGACTACTTGCGTTTGTTGTATGCACGGGTAGGAGAGCCCCGTTGTCCTGAGCATCATGTGCCATTAGATGCACAAACGGTGAGTCAGATGGTTGACCGGGTATTAGATATGCCAGCCGATATTAAATTGATGTTGCTTGCTCCTGTGGTTCAGGCTCGTAAAGGTGAGCATCTCAAAACCCTCGAAAATCTAGCCGCGCAAGGGTTTATTCGGGCTAGGATAGATGGAAATGTATGTGATTTGTCGGATCCACCTGATCTCGACTTACACAAAAAGCACACTATTGAAGTAGTGGTTGACCGTTTTAAAGTGCGTGAAGATTTAAAACTTCGTTTGTCTGAGTCTTTCGAAACAGCCTTAAACTTGTCTGGTGGCACCGCAACCGTTGCCTTTATGGACGAGCCTGACAAGTTAGAGTTGGTATTTTCTTCTAACTTTGCTTGCCCACACTGTGGCTATAGCATGGCTGAGTTAGAGCCGCGGTTATTCTCTTTCAACAATCCTGCTGGTGCCTGTCAAAGTTGTGATGGTTTGGGGACAAGGCAGTTTTTTGACCCGCATCGCATTATTGCTAACGAAGAAATCAGTTTATCTGGTGGCGCCATTAGGGGTTGGGACAAACGCAGCTATTATTATTTTCAGATGTTGCAAGCTGTGGCTGATCACTACAAGTTTGATTTGACCGTGCCTTTTGCAGAACTCGATGAACAGGCCAAAGATATTGTGTTAAACGGCAGTAAAGGCACATCGTTAAAGTTTAAATACATTAACGACCGTGGCGACATTATGGAACGCAAACATCCATTTGAAGGGATTATCCCAAATATGGAGCGACGCTATAAAGAAACTGAATCCAATGCGGTACGAGATGAGTTATCCAAGTATTTGAGTCAGCAACATTGCTCAACCTGCTCTGGCTCACGTCTTAGATTAGAAGCCAGAAACGTATTTATTGGTGAGACACCGCTTAATGTCATTACTGATATGTCGATTGCCGACGCTTTGAAGTTTTTCGCAAATCTTACTTTAACCGGTAAACGCCTAAAAATAGCAGAAAAAATCTTCAAAGAAATCAATGATAGATTGACGTTTTTGGTGAACGTAGGTCTGAATTACTTATCCCTTTCACGCAGCGCCGATACGTTATCTGGTGGCGAAGCTCAGCGTATTAGGCTCGCTAGCCAAATAGGCGCTGGGTTGGTAGGGGTTATGTATGTACTTGATGAACCCTCTATTGGTTTACATCAACGTGACAATGCAAGGTTATTGGAAACCCTAATTCACTTACGCGACTTAGGTAACACAGTCATTGTGGTTGAGCATGACGAAGATGCGATCCGAGCTGCCGATTTTGTGCTGGATATTGGCCCAGGTGCGGGTGTACACGGTGGCGAAATTGTAGCTCAGGGCACTATCGAAGATATTAAAAAGAGTGAACGTTCGCTAACAGGAAAGTACTTGTCTGGTAGAGAAAGAATTGAAATACCAGCTAAACGAACTGAAATTGATCAAGATAAGTGGGTGGTGCTAAAGGGGGCCACTGGTAATAACTTGCAAGATGTTACTTTAAGAGTACCACTAGGATTAATGACGTGTGTGACGGGGGTATCAGGCTCAGGTAAATCGACGCTGATAAACGACACCTTCTATCGCATTGCCCACAGAGAATTAAATGGCGCCACTACAGGGGAGCCTGCACCTTATAAAACCATTACTGGTATGGAGTTTATGGACAAGGTGGTGGATATTGATCAAAGCCCTATTGGCCGAACTCCTCGCTCTAATCCCGCAACGTATGCAGGTATTTTTACGCCGGTGCGTGAATTGTTTGCTGGTACCCAAGAAGCCAGATCTCGTGGTTATAAACCCGGACGGTTTAGTTTTAACGTCAAAGGTGGACGCTGTGAAGCATGCCAAGGCGACGGTGTGATTAAGGTTGAAATGCACTTCTTACCGGATGTATATGTGCCTTGTGATTTATGTAAAGGTAAACGTTACAACCGTGAAACATTGGAGATTCAGTATAAAGGATTGAATATTCATCAAGTGTTGGATATGACAGTAGAAGAGGCTCGCCCTTTCTTTGATGTTATCCCAGCTATTGCCAGAAAATTACAAACCCTGATGGATGTGGGCTTGTCTTATGTACGTTTAGGTCAAGCTGCAACAACGCTGTCGGGCGGTGAAGCACAACGTGTCAAGTTAGCCAAAGAATTATCCAAACGTGACACCGGTCAAACTCTGTATATTCTGGATGAACCCACAACAGGTTTACACTTTCACGATATCAAACAGCTATTGCATGTTCTACATAGATTACGTGACCATGGTAATACCGTGGTGGTGATTGAACATAACTTAGACGTGATAAAAACGGCAGACTGGGTTATCGATCTTGGCCCTGAAGGTGGTTCTGGTGGTGGTCAGATTGTGGCCCAAGGAACACCTGAAGATATTTGCAATGTAGAAGAGTCGCATACTGCACGTTTTCTTAAAACATTATTGCTTCAGCAGGGATGA
- a CDS encoding acyl-CoA thioesterase: MFSEEFNVRFYETDALAHVSNTVLVGWFESGREPIFKLFNPELDLQNWSLILASYKVDFLEQIFYGQKVQVRTFISRIGRSSFDVYQELWQQQKKCATGTTTMVHFDYQSKQAVAINKSIKAELLANSYSG, translated from the coding sequence ATGTTTAGTGAAGAGTTTAATGTGCGTTTTTACGAGACAGATGCCTTGGCTCATGTAAGTAATACTGTGCTGGTGGGTTGGTTTGAAAGCGGCCGTGAGCCTATTTTTAAATTATTTAATCCTGAGTTAGATTTGCAAAACTGGTCGCTCATTTTGGCCAGTTATAAAGTCGATTTTTTAGAGCAGATTTTTTATGGGCAGAAAGTACAGGTTAGAACATTTATCAGTCGGATAGGCAGGAGTTCTTTTGATGTCTATCAGGAGTTGTGGCAGCAGCAAAAAAAATGTGCGACTGGCACCACAACTATGGTGCATTTTGATTATCAGTCAAAACAAGCTGTAGCAATAAATAAAAGTATAAAAGCCGAGCTTTTGGCTAATAGTTACTCTGGGTAG
- a CDS encoding Gfo/Idh/MocA family protein, with protein MIKLAVIGTNWITDNFIQGALQTGRFELCAVYSRSFGQAQNFGLKYNVKYFFDDLELFASSTEFEAVYIASPNSFHKYQSIRMLKSSKHVICEKPLASDYTSAQDMYKTAEENDVVLFEAFMTPYLPNFAVLKQNIKDIGTLRKVMFNYCQYSSRYPKFLRGENPNTFNPSFSNGSVMDIGYYCLGAAIELFGEPKSVYATADILESGVDGNGSIILGYNGFDAVLMHSKTSNSFLPSEIQGEQACLQIEMISTCNKVSRIDRNGHITDLSVGQKENRMFYEANAFADQVIINKINTKSKTRSLTLAKVLTDVRIQTGVIFPTDP; from the coding sequence ATGATTAAACTTGCTGTAATTGGGACAAACTGGATAACAGATAATTTTATTCAAGGAGCCTTGCAAACGGGTAGGTTTGAATTGTGTGCCGTCTATTCGCGATCCTTTGGGCAAGCGCAGAATTTTGGCCTCAAATATAATGTGAAGTATTTCTTTGATGACTTAGAGCTATTTGCAAGCTCAACAGAATTTGAGGCTGTGTATATTGCAAGCCCAAATTCTTTTCACAAGTATCAATCAATTCGAATGCTGAAAAGCAGCAAACATGTCATTTGTGAGAAACCTTTAGCTTCAGATTATACCTCAGCACAAGATATGTATAAAACTGCAGAAGAAAATGATGTGGTTCTATTTGAAGCATTTATGACGCCATATTTACCCAACTTTGCTGTTTTAAAACAAAATATTAAAGATATTGGAACGCTTCGAAAAGTGATGTTTAACTACTGTCAATACTCGTCTAGATATCCGAAATTTTTAAGAGGGGAAAACCCCAATACATTTAATCCATCGTTCTCAAATGGCTCCGTAATGGATATTGGTTATTATTGTTTAGGTGCAGCAATAGAGTTATTTGGCGAGCCAAAATCGGTGTATGCTACAGCAGATATTTTAGAATCTGGGGTTGATGGTAATGGCAGCATCATTCTAGGTTATAATGGGTTTGATGCTGTTTTAATGCATTCAAAAACCTCTAATTCATTTTTACCCAGTGAAATTCAAGGTGAACAAGCATGCCTACAAATTGAGATGATTTCGACTTGCAATAAAGTGAGTAGAATCGATCGTAATGGCCATATTACTGACTTGAGTGTAGGGCAAAAAGAAAACCGAATGTTCTATGAAGCAAACGCTTTTGCTGACCAAGTAATCATAAATAAAATTAATACTAAATCAAAAACACGATCCCTAACGTTGGCAAAAGTACTGACTGATGTGCGTATTCAAACTGGGGTTATTTTCCCAACAGACCCATAA
- a CDS encoding DUF3299 domain-containing protein: MIKMINATCLILFLFSQIIFAKEPLELFWEDMVPPDYQTPDTPLSHDGNMLQMGLDAPIVESLNGKLVKIPGFVVPLEGDNETTTEFLLVPYFGACIHVPPPPANQIVYVKFLDAVPIDNLYDAVWVTGTLSTKGWEGDLATVGYSLVGISVSPYDG, translated from the coding sequence ATGATAAAAATGATCAATGCAACGTGTTTAATATTATTCTTGTTCAGTCAGATAATATTTGCCAAAGAACCACTAGAGCTTTTTTGGGAAGACATGGTGCCGCCAGATTATCAAACTCCCGATACTCCTTTGAGCCACGACGGCAATATGCTACAAATGGGACTAGATGCGCCCATAGTCGAGAGTCTAAATGGCAAGCTAGTAAAAATACCAGGATTTGTTGTTCCCTTAGAGGGTGACAACGAAACAACCACTGAATTTTTGTTAGTTCCGTATTTTGGTGCCTGTATTCATGTGCCACCACCACCAGCAAATCAAATAGTTTACGTGAAGTTTTTAGACGCGGTGCCGATAGATAATTTATATGATGCTGTTTGGGTCACCGGTACCCTATCCACAAAAGGGTGGGAAGGTGATTTGGCAACCGTGGGATATTCCTTAGTAGGTATCAGCGTCAGTCCCTATGATGGTTAA